A genomic segment from Macrobrachium rosenbergii isolate ZJJX-2024 chromosome 30, ASM4041242v1, whole genome shotgun sequence encodes:
- the LOC136854887 gene encoding opioid-binding protein/cell adhesion molecule homolog isoform X1, whose protein sequence is MSELLTEGSDLFLECIVDSNPPPYKIEFFQNGVALNPNTSGTTILKEATLAIQHVTREHSGDYHCKASNVQGDSSSKNISVHVRYVPICAVNESVVGAQVGETVSLTCVVFAYPGDVNFTWMFISDARDEEGGGGGSVGGSGGGGGGGGSVGGPVGGGGGIPRIIDALQYTCDGLSSTLHLTPKSPRDFGVFSCYGTNKNGIQQQPCTFALVPAGPPEESGNCSIAKVSSRQITVSCHPGKFHGGRLQQFIHQVRLASTGELVLNKSSSEASVELSSLEPDSQYIVSVTPIDPRGNAPAPRNFHIQTHRSQDAYKPTLAAQTKEVPLDNGHRPGHRPDRGGSSSGPVVGPG, encoded by the exons ATGTCTGAACTCCTAACGGAGGGAAGCGACTTGTTCCTGGAATGCATCGTGGACTCGAACCCCCCTCCATATAAAATCGAATTCTTCCAGAAT GGCGTGGCACTGAACCCAAATACTAGCGGAACGACTATCCTGAAAGAGGCGACCTTGGCTATCCAGCACGTGACCAGAGAACATTCGGGAGACTACCACTGCAAGGCCTCGAACGTCCAGGGAGACTCCAGCAGCAAGAACATCTCCGTTCACGTCAGGT ACGTGCCAATCTGCGCGGTCAACGAAAGCGTCGTAGGGGCACAGGTGGGCGAGACAGTATCTCTGACCTGCGTCGTATTCGCGTACCCAGGTGACGTAAATTTTACCTGGATGTTCATCAGTGACGCGAgagatgaagaaggaggaggaggaggcagtgttggaggaagtggtggtggtggtggtggtggaggaagtGTTGGAGGACctgttggtggtggtggaggcATACCCCGGATCATAGATGCCCTTCA GTACACCTGCGACGGACTTTCCAGCACCCTACATCTGACTCCGAAGTCTCCGAGGGACTTCGGAGTGTTTTCCTGCTACGGGACCAATAAAAACGGCATCCAGCAACAGCCCTGTACATTCGCCCTAGTACcggcag GCCCACCAGAAGAATCTGGCAACTGCTCCATAGCCAAAGTGTCTTCTCGCCAGATTACAGTATCCTGCCACCCTGGGAAGTTCCATGGAGGGCGCCTCCAACAATTCATTCACCAG GTTCGACTAGCATCCACCGGCGAGCTGGTCTTGAACAAGTCTTCCAGCGAGGCCTCAGTGGAGCTGTCTTCCCTGGAGCCAGATAGCCAATACATCGTCTCAGTCACTCCGATCGACCCCAGAGGGAATGCTCCGGCGCCTCGGAATTTCCACATACAGACCCACAGAAGCCAAGATGCATATAA GCCTACCCTCGCGGCCCAAACCAAGGAAGTTCCTCTGGATAATGGGCATAGGCCTGGGCATCGTCCTGACCGTGGTGGCTCTTCTAGTGGGCCTGTGGTTGGCCCGGGGTAG
- the LOC136854887 gene encoding uncharacterized protein isoform X2, translated as MGIGLGIVLTVVALLVGLWLARGRRSSHTLRNPDLDMNKTTNNAVIAGEARGINDGLCVNGLMHQTIYDSSGRYRGFAYMQQGENAGPGLVYSSSVAAASSHQQQEDQKQQQAADSHHHPPSFQSKLSLLKRDSPLARAAAASKDASAASAGLESSKTNADNDAKAAAEDDGGGGGGNRKSGFVKWKWVVNHVTSGGGSEGHNSRFLDLCRLAQSKQLGPDQSRNGESAL; from the exons ATGGGCATAGGCCTGGGCATCGTCCTGACCGTGGTGGCTCTTCTAGTGGGCCTGTGGTTGGCCCGGGGTAGGAGGTCTTCCCACACTCTGAGGAACCCGGATCTGGACATGAACAAAACGACAAACAACGCGGTGATTGCAG GTGAGGCACGAGGCATCAACGATGGCTTATGCGTTAATGGGTTGATGCATCAGACGATATATGACTCCTCTGGGCGGTATCGAGGCTTCGCCTACATGCAACAG GGCGAGAACGCAGGACCAGGCCTAGTCTATTCTTCGTCAGTAGCTGCTGCAAGCTCTCACCAACAGCAGGAGGACCAAAAGCAACAGCAAGCAGCGGACTCCCACCACCACCCTCCAAGCTTCCAGAGCAAGCTATCCCTGCTGAAGAGGGACTCGCCCCTGGCGAGGGCCGCCGCAGCCAGCAAGGACGCTTCTGCTGCTAGTGCAGGTTTAGAAAGTTCGAAAACGAACGCGGATAACGACGCCAAAGCCGCTGCCGAAGacgacggcggcggcggcgggggGAACAGGAAATCCGGCTTTGTGAAGTGGAAGTGGGTAGTGAATCACGTGACTAGCGGTGGAGGCAGCGAGGGGCATAACAGCCGCTTCCTAGACCTGTGCCGCTTGGCGCAGAGTAAACAGCTGGGGCCTGACCAGAGCAGAAATGGCGAGAGTGCTTTATAG